The Vibrio gazogenes DNA segment ACTCTAATTGAGTGACTTCTTCAACCGCTTGATCAATTCTTGCTGAGAGTTCATTGATGGACTGCGTGGTATAACTGACAACCTCAGCCCCTTCATTTGACGCATCATCTGCTTCTTTTGCTGCCGTCGCTGCATTTTGCGCGTTATGAGCCACTTCAGACGCTGTCGCGGCCATCTCATTCATTGCCGTTGCAAGCTGATCGACTTCCAACATTTGGGATTGCATGCCTTCAGCCGAATGTCTCGAATGATTCGCAATGGTTTTGATACCATCGAGGATATCGCTGCTAATTTCTTTCGACTGACTGATTTGATGTTGTAGCTTTTCGGTAAACTTATTGAAACCAATCGCTAGTGTCGCAAACTCGTGATCCAGATCGGTTTCCAGTCGTTTGGTTAAATCGCCCTCACCGGAAGCAATATCGTCAATCGCAGTGTTCAGGATACCAAGCGGACGAATCAGCCGTTTAATCAACAGGGATAGCAAGATCAAGCTGATGATTACACCAACTAGCGTATAGAGAATAGAGCTGTTTCTTAATGAAGAAAGTGTACTAAAAGCGATAGATTCATCAATCACAGCACCAACGTACCAACGCTCACTCGGCACTTCAGTGAAGTTAATCAGGTAGTTTTTACCATCAATTTCCACACGCTGCATACCAGCTTTCAACTGGGCGCCAGGTAGATAATCGGTAAATTGCTTCCCATTATACTCTCGGTTCGGATGGGCAATGGTTTCCCCTTTCTCAGTCACGATAAACAGGTGACCGGCATCGAAAAGGTTAACGGAGTTCACTACATTCGAAAGACCAGAGAGATCCAGATCATAATACATCCCGCCAAGCCACTGACCATTTTTATAAATAGGTGTCGCGATAGAAATAATGATTTTCTTCGACGTGAAGTCTACATAAGGTTCGGTGACGAACATTTTCCCTTGTTTTTTAACATCAATGTACCAAGGTCGTTTTCTCGGATCATAGTCCGGTGTGGGTTCCCAGTTATCATCATTTTCGATTACTGCGCCATCACCGGCATACCCTAGCCCGACAGCGACAAAATCTGATTTGAGCGTGGGGGTTTCTAACACATTCTTGACGTAATCCCGATTGTTGGGATCTAATTGAATTATTTCTGTCACCGAATGAGCCATGGCTTCTTTCGCTCGCATATCAGTCGTAATACTACTTTTTACGCCTGAAACTAACTCTTGTAAGCTACTGTAAACTAAGGACTCAAAGCTACTTCTAACCGTTCTTAATTGTTGCAAGGACAACAACAAAATCGTCACGATCAAGAGTAGCGATGACGCTGCTACTATCTTTTGGCTAAACCTCATAGCAAACCTCTCTGACACCACAATAAAAAACCACACTTGCCAATGTGACAAATGTGAAAACAACGCTTAAATATCCAAAAATACGGTCTATTTACTTATGAATTATTATATGTATAAATGCCGAGTTTTATAATTTTATGACGTGGTTTGTGACGATTCATCCTCTAACTCACCAGAGGGTAAAGCATGCCAAACTGCTTTCACTAATGTCGCCAGAGGGATGGCAAAAAACACGCCCCAAAACCCCCACATCCCGCCAAAGACCAGCACTGCCACAATAATTGCAACCGGATGAAGATTCACCGCCTCAGAAAACAAAACCGGAACGAGCACATTACCGTCAAGCGTCTGAATCACACCGTAAACGACCAATAACCAATAAAATGGCGGTGTAACCCCCCATTGAAAAATACCGACAATCGCAACTGGGATTGTCACAGCTGCCGCACCGATATAGGGAATAAGCACCGAAAAACCGACAGCTACAGCAAGCAATACAGAATACCGTAAATCCAAAATGGCAAACGCAATGTAGCTCACACCACCAACAATCAGGATTTCCAGTACCTTGCCACGGATATAGTTCGAAATTTGTTCATTCATTTCAAGCCAGACTTTAGTCACCAGCTTCCGGTTTCGGGGCATGATATTGCTGGCAGTATTCAGCATCTCTCCTTTATCTTTCAGGAGAAAGAAAATCAGCAGAGGAACCAATATCAGGTACACCGCTAATGTCGCAATACTCACCAAAGAGGCCAACGAACCTTTGACCACACTTTCACCAAAATGCAGAGCCTGATTCTTAATGTTATCCATCATCGGCTCAACAATTGCCAGATCAGCCAGCTCCGGATATTTCTCCGGTACGGTACTGATGAGATGTTGTAACTGACTATACATACTCGGAATATCATTAATCAGATTACCGACTTGATTCCAAATCGTTGGAATCAGCACGAATACGGCGACCAACATTAAACTCACGAAAACAGCAATGACCAGAATCACGCTCAACGTTCTTGGTATCCCCATTCGAACCATATGCATGATAGGCCACTCCAACAGGTAAGCCAGCACAATGGCAACCAGAAGCGGTGCAATAAGATGCCCCATAAAATAGATAATCAGGAACCCGAAGAGTAACATTGCAAAAAGGCTAACGGCATGGGGGTCAGAAAAGCGCCGCTTGTACCACCGATTCAACATATCGAACATGTAATGACGTCCTTTTATTACGTAAAGTTGAGAATAATTATCGAATTGCTTACATTCCGCAGATATATGCACACAGACCAATGTCATCTGAAAATATTCTAAGCTGTTTTTGTATTGATATTGTCAGATAGGAAAAAGCCTGCCTCATCACTGAAACATTGCTTTCTGGCATTGATGTTAAACCATAAAACAAAGAAGATAAGGCTGAACTATGTATATTAATCGGGAGGAAATAGCGTTTCATGCTTTCACTTGATGCTCACCATAGGGCTGTTATTGTATAGTGTTTTACAACGTATGCCACCGTTAATCATGTCATCGAATCGGAAAGTGGATCGCACAAAATCAGTCTGCTACCGATGCCGGTACGCTGGGGAAACCAATAACGGAAGAAAATGTCCTATAGTCAGGACTGCAAAGGAAAAATAGTATTAATATGATGAGCCTACCAATCAGAAGTTTACTCTGCTCATGCCTATCTGTATCGATATTGTTATCTGCATCCGCCTCGGCTGATACCAATGATCTTCCTGATATCGGCACGGTTGCTGGCGCGACACTGAGTATTGATCAGGAAGAACAATATGGCGATGCTTACATGCGGATTCTTCGTAGCAGACAACCCATTATCAATGACCCGGTGTTAAATGAATACATTAACTCGCTAGGGCACCGTTTGGTTTCACATGCCAATGATGTGAAAACACCATTTACTTTTTTCTTGATTCGCAACCGTGAAATCAATGCGTTTGCTTTCTTCGGTGGCCACGTTGCGCTGCATTCAGGGCTATTTTTACATACCCGGACAGAAAGTGAACTAGCCTCCGTCATGGCACATGAAATTGCCCATGTGACCCAGCGCCACCTCGCCAGAAGCATGGAAGCAGAAGCAAAACGTTCTCCAGCAACTATTGCGGCACTCGCGGGTTCGCTCTTGTTAGCCATTGCGGCCCCTGAAGCAGGGATCGCAGCAATCACAGCAACAACAGCAGGCTCAGTCCAGAGTCAGATTAACTATACCCGGGCGAATGAAAAAGAAGCCGATCGTTTTGGTATCGAAACATTGGCAAAATCGGGGTTCAACCCCTATGCCATGCCAAGATTTTTTGGCAAATTATCCGCAGAGTATCAGTACTCCAGCCATCCACCAGCCATGCTGCTGACTCACCCATTACCGGATAGCCGAATCACTGACAGCCGGGCCAGAGCACAACACTATAAACATGTGAATCTCCCCTATGCAAAGGACTATCAATTAGCCCGAGCCAGAGTCGTCGTACGCTATACAGGCATTGATGACAAAGCTGCGCTGGATTGGTTACAACGCCAACGCAAGAAGAACGACCCAGTGATTCAAGCCGCCTGTGATTACGGCACCGCACTGGTCTATATCGACAATGAACAATACGATAAAGCAGCGCCTATTTTGGAACGACTGCTTAAAGCGGATCCGCAAAATAACTTCTATCTTGATGCGGCATCCGATCTCTATATCGGGCAGGGGAAAGCCAAGCAATCCATCCAATTACTCGCACAAGCACTGAAACAATCACCTCATAATTCAGTCCTGACGATTAACTATGCCAATGCTTTAATGGCGGACAAACAATATCAGCGTGCCGTACAGACACTACAACGCTATACCCACAATCATCCGGATGATCCGAATGGCTGGTCTATACTCTCACAAGCCAGTAATCATGTGGGAAGTCAACAGGAAGAATACGCCGCACGCGCTGAATTGTTTGCGCTGAAAGCAGACTGGGATCAAGCGATCCAATATTATACCCGGGCCAGCCAACTCGCCAAATTAGGCAGTTTGGAGCAAGCCCGCTACGATGCAAGAATCGATCAACTCATCACCCAGCGGGAACAATTCCTCGCTTTACAAAAATAATCCGTTGAAGGAGTCATTATGTCAGTCGTCATTTATCATAATCCTAAGTGCTCAAAAAGCCGGGAAACCCTTGCCCTTTTGGAAAGTAAAGGAATTCAGCCTCAGGTCATTAAATATCTGGAAACCGAGCTCACGCCTGCTCTCCTGAAAACACTTTATTCGCAACTCGATGTTCACAGTGTCAGAGATATGATGAGAACCAAAGAAAGTATTTATAAAGAACTCGATTTAGCCCGCGATTCACTCAGTGATGATGACTTGTTTCAAGCCATGATCGAACATCCGAAACTCATTGAACGCCCAATCGTTGTTGCCAACGGCAAAGCCCGTCATGGCCGCCCCCCCGAGCAGGTGCTCGAGATTCTATGAGCCACCGGATTGTTGTGCTTTATTACAGCCGCCATGGTTCCACTCTGGCGCTGGCAAGACAAATTGCACGAGGAGTCAACGCCGTTGCTGGTTGTGAAGCCTTACTGAGAACCGTCCCGGATATACCGCCGTCAACAGAACCGTCATCTGATCCTTATCTGACATATGATGAATTAAAAGACTGTGATGGTTTGGCGATGGGAAGCCCGGTCTGGTTCGGCAATATGGCCGCACCACTGAAGCACTTTTGGGATGCAACCACACCACTCTGGATCAGTGGGGCTCTGATAGATAAGCCTGCATGTGTCTTTACATCATCGTCGTCGTTACACGGTGGTCAGGAAGCAACACTGCAAAGTATGCAATTGCCCTTGCTCCATCATGGGATGCTGATTGTCGGCATTCCTTACAGTGAACCGGCATTGCATACCACTCAAAGTGGCGGCACACCGTATGGAGCCAGCCATCATGCTACAGTATCAGGTCAATTGAGTGCAGAAGAAAAGACACTCGCACAACGACTTGGGCAGCGTCTTGCTACATTATCAATTCGACTCAATCCTGCCACAGTAAATACATAAGCTTTATCATCTGTTTGCTATTTTACCGGTAAAAATAAGGGCCTGAATGGCCCTTTATTTTTTACGTATACTCATAACGCAGATTGTTACGGTGTATCTTGAGGGATCTGATGCTGGGACAACGTGTCGCGTGAATCCTCGGCCTGAATATCATCATCTGTTTGCTGATTCACCGAATGCTGACGCCATTGATATTGCAGTGAAGATTGTCCCATTTCTACTGATGGATTGACCACCGCCTGAGAATCAACGTCATTTACGGACTTCTTTTCCGTCGCATCCTTCGGCAAATGTGCCTCAGATGATGGTTGAGCAGATAGCGGTTGTTCAGAGAATGATTCGTCACTCAGTGTTCCGTCAACGGCAGTCTCTTCAGATGAGGTGGGTTGCTCTGCTTGAGAAGGCGCAGCGGGTTGTCCATCACCTCCCATCTCTGCATCAAGCTTGGTGGGCTGTCGTTCAATCAAATTGAGTGAAGCAAGCTCCTGTTGAAACGCTTCCTGAGTGGTTAACAAATGCACCCGGAATGTCACTTCATCCCCTTGAATTTGGATGACATCAACACTCGCTACCGAACTTAGTTGGTTGAGCGCTTGTTCCAGCTTGAAAAAATGAATGGCTCGGCTTAAATGTTTCACATTGAGAATCATCGAATGAGACGATTGCCCGGCAACCACCACCCGATTTTTCTTGGCATAGTATTGCGTTAATTGATTAACCAACTGTGCAAGTTCGTCGTCACCACTTAAGCTCCCGCTCATTGGTGGCACCGTAATATCTAACAGTTTTTCTGGTGTTTGATCGTAGAGCTTCCAGTTCAGCGTGTCTGACTGAGCCCGAATAATCAAAATTGCATCCGGATGATAACGCTCACTCGCATCACGAATCGGCTGAAGAAACTCACCCCAGATATCCGATGCTTCAATACTGGTAATATCGTCAAAATCACCGACCGGGACAATAAGAGGTAATCCCCGTTTTTCAGCCAGTTGTTTCAATTGCTGAACATTTGCATTCGCGACGTTTTCCCATGCGATATGACGCTGAAAGTTTTGGTCTTCAACGTACCAGACAAGAATCGTCGCCCGTTTCACCGGCCAGAAAGGGAGTTGTGCCTGAGTCAACAACGTTCGTATCTGCTTGGCACTAAACTGCATTTTGACTATCTTCTGGTCATCTTTCTGACCATAGCTAATCTGGGACAAATAAAGACGATTTTGAGACAGCGCTTTCTTAACCACTGGGTTATTCACAGCGTCTTGCTCCCCGGTCGCCCGAATAATCACATTCTCCATGCCCTGAATTCGAGCCTGAGACTCATCTTGCTCTTGATCAAGCGTGACTTCCGAACGATAAATATTGACCTGAGTTGCCGCATAACCGGAAAAAGTCAGGCATAACAAAATCAGACAAGCGAAATTTCGCATAGTAATCCAAAATACATCAACAATCGTGTCCCGATCATAAGCAACTATTGGTTTCCCGGCAAGAAAACCCTGCCACAATAGCAAATATTCCTGCTCCTCCCTGACAAAAAATAGCATCTTTGAAACATGGCAAACGTTTCAATAAGTGATAGAATCCTCAAAATTTGTCTTAATCAGGGAAAAAAACATGAAAAATGCCATATTAGGCGTGCAGATGCTCTTTGTTGCATTTGGCGCGCTGGTTCTGGTTCCGCTGCTAACGGGACTCGATCCAAACGTCGCTCTCTTTGGCGCCGGTATCGGAACCCTTCTTTTTCAACTTATCACCCGTCGCTCCGTCCCCATTTTCCTCGCTTCTTCTTTCGCTTTCATCGCACCAATCCTTTACGGCGTTCAAGCTTGGGGCATACCTGCCACAATGGGTGGTCTGATTGCTGCCGGCGCCGTCTATGTTTTGCTCGGCGGATTGATACGAGTCAATGGCGCAGAGTTTATCCATAAACTTCTGCCACCGGTTGTCATTGGCCCAATCATTATGGTGATTGGACTAGGGCTTGCCCCGACAGCTGTCAATATGGCACTGGGAAAAACGGGAGACGGGTCCGTTCAATTAATTGACGGACAGATTTCCCTCTGGATTTCATGTATTTCTCTGTTTACGACAATTCTCATCAGTGTCTTTGCCCGCGGCATGTTTAAACTGCTGCCGATTTTCGGTGGCATTATTGCCGGTTATACACTGAGCCTGATTTTTGATGTGGTCAGTTTCGAAGCGGTTGAGAATGCTGCTTGGTTCTCACTCCCTCACTTCACCATGCCTGAATTTAATATTAATGCCATCCTGTTTATGATTCCGGTTGCCATTGCGCCGGCCGTCGAGCATGTGGGGGATATTCTGTCTATCTCCAATGTCACCGGCAAAAATTATCTGAAAAAGCCGGGACTACACCGCACCATTGCCGGAGACGGCATTGCAACTATCGCAGCGGCGATGGTTGGCGCGCCACCGAATACAACCTATAGTGAAGTAACTGGCGCGGTCATGCTGACCAAGGCGTTCAATCCTGTGATTATGACCTGGGCGGCCGTGACTGCCATTATTTTAGCGCTGGTCGGCAAACTCGGCGCTTTACTCCAAACCATCCCCGTACCTGTGATGGGCGGAATTATGATTTTGTTATTCGGCTCGATTGCGTCGGTCGGTTTGAATACCCTGATCAAGAATCATGTTGATCTGCACAAATCCAGAAATCTGGTGATTGTCGCGGTGACCTTGGTATTTGGTATTGGCGGTATGGCCTTCGGTATCGGTGAATTCAGCTTACAGGGAATCAGTCTCTGTGGTGTCGTTGCCATCTTGTTAAATTTCATCTTGCCAGATGACTTGGGCGAAAACCATGTCGTTGACAATGCGCAGATTGAAGACTAATACACGGCATCACCCATAAAAAAATCCCGGACGTCAACGCCCGGGATTTTTATTCGTGTTGAAAATGTCGTGTTGAAAATGAGTGCCGGTTTATTGATATTCCAATCCCGTCGGTTCACTCTCTAAACATAATGGTAAAAATTTTGCGCGTGTCAGTTCCGCCAAATCCCGAGGCGCTAATTCAATTTCCAAGCCTCTCTTACCCGCACTGACGCAAATCGTTTCTTGGGTCTCTGCGCTGGAGTGAATAAATGTCGGCAACATTTTTTTCTGCCCGAGTGGACTAATACCACCAACCACATACCCAGTTATTTTCTGTGCTATGTCAGGATTTGCCATTTCCGCTTTTTTTACACCAGCCGCTTTTGCCGCCAGTTTCAAATTCAGCTTTTGCTCAACCGGAATAATCGCGACAGCCAGCGCTTTAGGTTCACCGTTCAGCGCGAACAGTAATGTTTTAAATACCTTCTTCGGATCCTGCCCGAGCACTTCTGCTGCTTCCAGCCCGAAACTGCTATGATTCGGGTCATGGTCATACTGATGGATTGTATGAGAAATCTTCTTTTTTTTTGCCAAACGAATCGCAGGAGTCATACGTCAGTCCTTTTTATCAATCAAGCAACGTGCCACCTTCAGCAATTGAAAAGGCGGCAATTTGCCGCCTCAAGTAAAAATCACTCGCGAATCCGAGTCAAACACTTTTTTTATTGATAAGTGATCTCACCTTTCGGTTGGTACAACGAAGCATCAACCGGGCTATGGGTCTGTAAATACTCTTTTAAAACATCGGCATCGACAAATCCGGTATTCACATAGCCGACATGTCCAGTCAGTTTTGGATACCCATCCCCCCCGGCAGCATTAAAGCTCGGAACGGTAAACCGATAGGTTTTTGTCATTTGAATCGGAGAACCACCAATTTTCACGTCAGACACACCGGAAGGACTGACCGTCATGGAAAGGCCGGCAAACTGAGCATAGGCCCCCGAATCAACGGGTTTAGTCGCAACCTGATTCAGATAGTCAATCACCTCAGCACCAGACATATCGACATAGGTGATAATATTGGCAAAAGGTTGTACTTTCAGCACATCTTTATAAGTAACATCCCCTGATTCAATCGAATCCCGAACCCCACCGGAATTCATCACAGCAAAGTCAGCGTTGACTTTATTCTTATGTGCCATTGCAATTAAATGGCCCAGATTGGTTTGCTGAAAACGCACTACATTTCTGTCACCTTCCAGGCGCCCTTTTACTGTGGCAATTTTTTGCTCTAATTTAGCCTTCCCTTTCTCTTCATAAGGCGTCAAAAACTTCAGTAACGCTGGATCTTCTGGTATCTGTTGATTGATCAATACGCGTTGTTTCTTGCCATTGCGCATCACTTTTTTCTTAAGATTGACGGGTATCAGTTGATAACTGACCATCTTCAACTGCCCATTGCGGAACTCATAATCTGCCCGCCCCACATATTTGCCCCATTCATGCGCCTGAACAATATACGTCCCGTTCTGAATATCCGGCTGACAATCATCTCCCGGCTGAAAATGAGTGTCGGCAACGTTCGGGGATTCCATACAAACGGGTTCCTGAGAATGACCACCCACAATCATATCCAGTGATCCGGGTTCTAGATAACGAGCGAGAGCAACGTCACCCGGTGCATTGATACCATGTTGACCATTGACGTAATGCCCCATATGCGTCACAGCAAAAATCAAATCCGGCTGTTCTGTTTTTTTCAGTGTCGCGATCACTTTCTTCGCTTCAACTTTCGGATCTCTGAATTCAACATTGCCGATATATTCAGGATTACCAATTTTCGCGGTATCTTCTGTTGTCAAACCAATGACCGCGATACGAACCCCTTGCTCATCAAAGATTTTATACGGACGGAACAAGCGTTTGCCGGTTGTCTTGTCATAAATATTGGCCGAGAGCATGGGGAAATTCGCCCATAGGCGCTGTTTGAATAACACAGCCAACGGGTTATCAAACTCGTGATTGCCAACTGCCATGGCATCGTATCCGATGATATTCATTCCTTTAAAATCGGGCTCGGCATCCTGCAAATCCGATTCCGGGACACCGGTGTTGATATCCCCACCAGAAAATAGCAGTACACTACCGCCTTCGGCTGCCACTTCCTGACGGATCTGATCAATCAGTGTTTTTCGGGCAGACATACCATATTCATCATATCTGTTCTTCCAGAACCGACCATGATGATCATTGGTGTGAAGTACCGTCAGATGGTACGTTTCATCCTGATGCCACTGTTTCTGAGGGGTTGTTGTACATCCCCATAGCAACACCAGTAGCAGAGCACTGAGCATGGTTTTCGAGTAACGCCATTGATTTGAAAAATGTGAAAACAGTTGATTTGAAAACCATCGCGTTGAAATAAGTGATAATCGCATAATATTCCTGCCAATCCTGATCCCTGACATGGCTGTCCATTGCTATTCAGGTCACCTCAAGAGACCTGAATATAAGTTAGCCCTATACATTAACTGATAAAGAATACTATAAGATTATGAACTTAAGGTCACAAATATTTGATGATGTGATCGCACGGCCGATCTCCATTGACCAGAGCCCGTATCACATTGATTAGCTGCCAGATCTGTATTCAGCCCCCATAAAAAAACCATCGTATAAAACGATGGTTTCTACAATTCTGGAGTGTTCTGTTTCACCGATGAAACAATTTAATCAATGTCGATATCTGCAAAACCTTTAATCAAGTCATCCAAGGCTTTCATCTGTGCCAAGAATGGCTCCAGTTTATTCAGAGGCAACGCTGAAGGGCCATCGCATTTTGCCTGAGCAGGATTCGGATGCGCTTCAATGAATAACCCGCCAATGCCAGTTGCCAGACCGGCTTTTGCCAATTCAACCGTCTGCTCACGACGACCACCGGAAGCTGCACCGGTTGGATCACGCATTTGTAGCGAATGGGTCACATCAAAAATAATCGGGCTACCATGAGAGACTTTTTTCATCACGCCAAAACCGAGCATATCGACAACAAGGTTGTCATAACCATGGCAAGAACCCCGTTCACACAGGATGATTTTATCATTGCCACACTCGGCAAATTTTTCGACGATATTGCCGACCTGTCCCGGGCTCATGAACTGAGGCTTCTTCACATTGATCACCGCCCCTGTTTTTGCCATCGCTTCCACTAAATCAGTCTGACGGGCAAGAAACGCTGGCAACTGAATCACATCAACCACATCCGCGACCGGCTGCG contains these protein-coding regions:
- the kdsA gene encoding 3-deoxy-8-phosphooctulonate synthase, which produces MEQKVVKVGDIDVANDRPFTLFAGMNVLESRDLAMQVCEHYVKVTEKLGIPYVFKASFDKANRSSVHSYRGPGLDEGMKIFQELKQTFGVKIITDVHTEAQAQPVADVVDVIQLPAFLARQTDLVEAMAKTGAVINVKKPQFMSPGQVGNIVEKFAECGNDKIILCERGSCHGYDNLVVDMLGFGVMKKVSHGSPIIFDVTHSLQMRDPTGAASGGRREQTVELAKAGLATGIGGLFIEAHPNPAQAKCDGPSALPLNKLEPFLAQMKALDDLIKGFADIDID